In a single window of the Arthrobacter sp. StoSoilA2 genome:
- a CDS encoding sugar ABC transporter permease: MATRTISPSRGPAKTSGRDRAERRLALRMTAPSLVIMALVAAVPIGYAIWLSLNQYSVRTAGLSRFVGLENYINALASQEWWAAFGQTLLFAGLSVSLELILGTAMALLLNLAFKGRAVLRTVVLLPYAIITVVSAITWQTMFQPNMGLVTNVLSMLGLPGGDVVWLGEHGYAMAVIVMADVWKTTPFAALIILAGLQVISAETYEAAELDGASKWQTFVNITLPLLRPAIVLAAIFRTMDALRVFDLPFVLTRGANGTESMSMLAYTQLRENRLVGEGSALSILTFLTVMVVSVIYVRFAGGNIRDVAKEEQ, encoded by the coding sequence ATGGCCACCAGAACAATCTCGCCAAGCCGCGGCCCAGCGAAGACAAGCGGCCGCGACCGCGCCGAGCGGAGGCTAGCCCTCCGCATGACCGCCCCGTCGCTGGTGATCATGGCCCTGGTTGCGGCGGTCCCCATCGGCTACGCGATCTGGCTCTCCCTGAACCAGTACAGCGTCCGCACGGCAGGCCTGTCCCGCTTTGTCGGTTTGGAAAACTACATCAACGCCCTGGCAAGCCAAGAGTGGTGGGCTGCGTTCGGCCAGACGCTCCTCTTCGCAGGCCTCTCGGTCAGCCTGGAACTCATCCTCGGCACGGCCATGGCGCTGCTCCTCAACCTCGCGTTCAAGGGCCGCGCCGTCCTGCGCACCGTGGTTTTGCTGCCGTACGCGATCATCACCGTGGTTAGCGCCATCACCTGGCAGACGATGTTCCAGCCCAACATGGGCCTGGTCACCAACGTCCTCTCCATGCTGGGGCTGCCCGGCGGCGACGTCGTCTGGCTCGGTGAACACGGCTACGCGATGGCCGTGATCGTCATGGCCGACGTCTGGAAGACCACGCCCTTCGCGGCGCTCATCATACTGGCCGGCCTGCAGGTCATCTCCGCCGAAACGTACGAGGCCGCGGAACTCGACGGCGCCAGCAAATGGCAGACCTTCGTCAACATCACCCTGCCGCTCCTGCGCCCGGCGATCGTCCTCGCGGCGATCTTCCGCACCATGGACGCCCTCCGCGTCTTCGACCTGCCGTTCGTCCTCACCCGCGGCGCCAACGGCACCGAGTCGATGTCCATGCTCGCCTACACCCAACTGCGCGAAAACCGGCTGGTGGGCGAAGGATCGGCGCTGTCCATCCTGACCTTCCTCACCGTCATGGTGGTCTCGGTCATCTACGTCCGCTTCGCCGGAGGCAACATCCGGGACGTCGCGAAGGAGGAACAATGA
- a CDS encoding Gfo/Idh/MocA family oxidoreductase: MTTFPLSAGRPLGVAAIGYAFMGKAHSNAWRNVTSFFDVPAFEQKVLVGRDATLVAEAAAKYGWAESATDWRSVISRDDIDVVDICAPGWMHAEIAIAALEAGKHVLVEKPLANTLGEAELMADAAASAQARGVQSMIGFNYRRVPALALARELIAEGRLGTIRHVRAAYHQDWLSDVETPMSWRLRKETAGSGALGDIASHAIDQVQHLTGQTVTEVTGTLRTFVAERPGPGGLEKVTVDDAAWATLGMTGNISASVEASRVATGQKNSLKIEIYGSLGSLTFDLENLNELGFLDATLPVREQGFRRILVDEPEHPYAGAWWPPGHIIGWEHTFTHQTRDFLLAISAGEPPSPSFADGLQIQRVLAAVEESAGNKSMVTAVRERVGVS, encoded by the coding sequence ATGACCACTTTCCCTTTATCCGCTGGCCGTCCGCTGGGCGTGGCTGCGATCGGTTACGCCTTCATGGGGAAGGCCCATTCGAACGCATGGCGGAACGTGACCAGCTTCTTCGACGTCCCGGCCTTTGAGCAGAAAGTCCTCGTTGGCCGGGACGCCACGCTTGTGGCCGAGGCTGCCGCCAAGTACGGCTGGGCCGAATCCGCCACTGATTGGCGTTCCGTGATCTCGCGGGATGACATAGACGTTGTTGATATCTGCGCCCCGGGCTGGATGCACGCCGAGATCGCCATCGCGGCCCTGGAAGCGGGCAAGCACGTCCTGGTGGAGAAGCCGCTCGCCAACACTTTGGGTGAGGCTGAGTTGATGGCTGACGCGGCTGCCTCGGCTCAGGCTCGCGGAGTGCAGTCCATGATCGGGTTCAACTATCGACGCGTTCCGGCGCTGGCATTGGCCCGGGAGCTGATCGCAGAAGGTCGTCTCGGAACCATTCGGCACGTCCGTGCCGCATACCACCAAGACTGGCTTTCCGACGTCGAAACCCCCATGAGTTGGCGGCTACGCAAGGAAACCGCTGGCTCCGGGGCGCTGGGCGATATCGCCTCGCACGCCATCGACCAGGTCCAACACCTCACGGGCCAAACCGTCACTGAGGTGACCGGAACGCTGAGGACTTTTGTTGCCGAGCGTCCCGGTCCTGGAGGTCTGGAAAAAGTGACAGTCGACGACGCCGCGTGGGCCACCTTGGGAATGACTGGAAACATCAGCGCCTCGGTGGAGGCATCCCGGGTGGCCACCGGCCAAAAGAACTCGCTCAAGATCGAAATTTACGGTTCGCTAGGGTCGCTGACGTTTGATCTGGAGAACCTGAACGAGCTCGGCTTTCTGGACGCTACGCTTCCGGTGCGGGAGCAGGGGTTCCGGCGAATTCTGGTCGACGAGCCCGAGCATCCGTACGCTGGCGCGTGGTGGCCGCCGGGGCACATCATCGGTTGGGAACACACCTTCACGCACCAGACCCGGGACTTCCTGTTGGCCATCAGCGCGGGCGAGCCGCCGTCGCCGTCGTTCGCTGACGGGCTCCAAATCCAGCGAGTGTTGGCCGCCGTCGAGGAGTCTGCCGGAAACAAGAGCATGGTGACGGCCGTTCGGGAACGGGTTGGCGTCAGCTAG
- a CDS encoding LacI family DNA-binding transcriptional regulator: MARPTVQDVAKTAGVSVGTVSRVLNGSPAVSEAAKEKVNAAIRELSYRPLASARDLRRDRTMRVLALAKNLDSLVISEVFRGVGDAAADSGYVSLIAATDGELDREQQLVDMLRNGSVDGLVIFSPTMPDDDVNAVAEQMSVVQVCEIVDAEAAFGVSIDDRQAAYDITKHLIDTGAKKLAMLAHRGARSGRLREEGFRQALTEEGLNADQILLGEGNFGFHAGRDLTKKLLETKNLPDAVFCGTDVVAAGCVRELTDAGLKVPDDIAVAGFDDSAQAEMCVPELTTVRQPAYEMGREAFAELLERMTVPGEHRRGRTFLPHELVIRDSTK, from the coding sequence ATGGCTCGGCCGACAGTTCAGGACGTCGCCAAAACGGCGGGCGTGTCCGTAGGGACGGTCTCGCGTGTCTTGAATGGGAGCCCGGCTGTCAGCGAAGCAGCGAAGGAGAAGGTCAACGCAGCGATCCGGGAGCTCAGCTATCGTCCTCTCGCCTCAGCAAGGGACCTCCGCCGGGACAGGACAATGCGCGTCCTCGCCCTCGCGAAGAACCTCGACTCCCTGGTGATCAGCGAAGTGTTCCGAGGTGTCGGCGACGCCGCCGCGGACTCGGGATACGTCAGTCTCATCGCTGCGACCGACGGTGAACTCGACCGCGAGCAGCAGCTCGTGGACATGCTTCGCAATGGCTCCGTGGACGGGTTGGTGATCTTCTCGCCCACGATGCCGGACGATGACGTCAACGCAGTCGCCGAGCAAATGAGCGTTGTTCAAGTATGTGAAATCGTCGACGCCGAAGCCGCTTTTGGAGTGTCCATCGATGACCGCCAGGCCGCCTACGACATCACCAAACACCTGATCGACACGGGCGCCAAGAAGCTGGCCATGCTCGCCCACAGGGGTGCCCGCTCAGGCCGGCTGCGTGAGGAAGGATTTCGCCAGGCACTCACTGAGGAAGGCCTGAACGCGGACCAGATCCTGCTCGGCGAAGGCAACTTCGGATTCCACGCCGGCCGCGATCTCACGAAGAAACTCCTGGAAACAAAGAACCTCCCGGACGCAGTCTTCTGTGGGACCGACGTAGTCGCCGCCGGCTGCGTCCGTGAGCTCACCGATGCCGGCCTAAAGGTCCCGGATGACATTGCCGTAGCGGGTTTCGATGACTCAGCCCAAGCAGAGATGTGCGTCCCCGAGCTCACCACCGTAAGGCAGCCGGCCTACGAAATGGGCCGAGAAGCCTTCGCTGAGCTCCTCGAACGCATGACAGTCCCAGGGGAACATCGCCGCGGAAGAACCTTCCTCCCGCACGAACTCGTCATCAGGGACTCCACGAAATAA
- a CDS encoding Gfo/Idh/MocA family oxidoreductase, which translates to MSIQQQAPSATLKVGVVGIGWAGQQHIKAYSNIDGVEIVAVAGMEADLLAQLKEEYSIPHAFARWEDMIELEGLGAVSVAVPTFLHAPIAIASLERGLHVLSEKPLARNAVEGQQMVDAARKAGRVLDVAFNHRRRGDIQALKEVIDAGTLGRPYYAKASWLRRQGIPMLGSWFTNPELAGGGPLADIGVHVLDYSLHLLGEPKVLAVSASTHSELGPRGLGGNARYTASNSSHKFEVEDFASAFIRLEGGGTLILEAGWATYRDERDLMDFTVYGTDGGADLRSVGASENPVADVHVFTEKDGENADFEVVAEPGRAHQAVVDDFIAAVRGGETVWGSHDGSLALSRALVLDACYKSALEQREVVL; encoded by the coding sequence GTGAGCATTCAGCAGCAGGCCCCGTCCGCAACCCTCAAAGTGGGAGTTGTGGGCATCGGTTGGGCCGGCCAGCAGCACATCAAGGCATACAGCAACATCGACGGCGTCGAGATCGTCGCCGTCGCGGGGATGGAAGCCGACCTTCTTGCCCAGCTGAAGGAGGAGTACAGCATTCCGCACGCCTTCGCCCGCTGGGAAGACATGATCGAGCTTGAAGGCCTCGGCGCCGTCAGCGTCGCCGTGCCCACGTTCCTGCACGCGCCGATCGCCATAGCGTCGCTTGAGCGGGGACTGCATGTGCTGAGCGAAAAGCCGTTGGCGCGCAACGCCGTCGAGGGTCAACAGATGGTGGACGCCGCGCGCAAAGCGGGGCGGGTCCTCGATGTCGCGTTCAACCACCGCCGCCGCGGCGACATCCAGGCGCTCAAGGAAGTGATCGACGCCGGCACGCTGGGCCGTCCGTACTACGCCAAGGCATCCTGGCTCCGGCGCCAAGGCATTCCCATGCTGGGTAGCTGGTTCACCAACCCGGAGCTCGCCGGCGGTGGTCCGCTGGCTGACATCGGCGTGCACGTCCTGGACTACTCGCTTCACCTGCTCGGTGAGCCCAAAGTTCTGGCCGTCTCGGCGTCGACCCATTCCGAACTCGGCCCGCGCGGCCTCGGCGGCAATGCCCGCTATACGGCGTCGAACTCCAGCCATAAGTTTGAAGTGGAAGACTTCGCATCGGCCTTCATCCGGCTGGAAGGGGGTGGAACCTTGATCCTGGAAGCGGGTTGGGCCACTTACCGCGACGAGCGGGACTTGATGGACTTCACTGTTTACGGGACCGACGGCGGAGCGGACTTGCGCTCGGTCGGCGCCTCCGAGAACCCCGTAGCGGACGTCCATGTCTTCACCGAGAAGGACGGCGAAAACGCCGATTTTGAAGTGGTGGCCGAACCCGGCCGAGCCCACCAGGCCGTCGTCGACGATTTCATTGCCGCCGTTCGCGGTGGCGAGACGGTGTGGGGAAGCCACGACGGGTCGCTTGCTCTGAGCCGTGCCCTGGTCCTGGATGCTTGCTACAAATCAGCTCTCGAACAACGTGAAGTGGTGCTCTGA
- a CDS encoding ABC transporter substrate-binding protein — protein MDLNRPALPLQNKTARNRKALAATAVAAALLLSACGGGAVPQGAEQAAVADPASGANASGAVNICGVKDASGIYKGTAEAFTKANGKVTAKYTEIGATTDEARTQIVQRLEGKSTECDLFLTDVIWTSEFASQGWLLEQTKLVEANKDRLIPSTVETTKYQDKYWASPFFTNAGLIYYQKDKVAKPESWQQLYAEAAKAPGNGYVYQGKQYEGLTVNFLEMLYSVGGEVLDDQGNVKIDSQETRDVLDFMTEGLKNGSADRAVLTYNEDPARLAYESGDFGYQRNWPHVYRLLNATPLASSFGVAPLPAWEGGKASGVLGGWNLAISAHSTNQAGAVAFIDFATTPDWQKHVAMDYSQAPVNEAAYSDPAVLEKMPFATELLASVKGAKPRPISPVYPQISQAIYKNVYAVLSGTASTEEAVQKMAEEITAAKASF, from the coding sequence GTGGACTTGAACCGACCTGCTCTCCCGCTCCAGAACAAAACCGCACGAAACCGAAAAGCCCTTGCGGCAACCGCAGTAGCGGCAGCCCTCCTCCTCAGCGCATGCGGTGGGGGAGCCGTACCCCAAGGTGCGGAACAAGCGGCAGTTGCCGATCCGGCGTCGGGCGCTAATGCCAGCGGTGCGGTCAACATATGCGGCGTCAAGGACGCGAGCGGTATCTACAAGGGAACGGCGGAGGCCTTCACGAAGGCGAATGGCAAGGTCACGGCCAAGTACACCGAGATCGGCGCCACCACGGACGAGGCCCGCACGCAGATCGTGCAGCGGCTCGAAGGCAAGTCCACCGAGTGCGACCTCTTCCTTACGGACGTCATCTGGACCTCCGAGTTCGCGTCCCAAGGCTGGCTGCTGGAGCAGACCAAGCTGGTCGAAGCCAACAAGGACCGGCTCATTCCCTCCACTGTGGAAACCACCAAGTACCAGGACAAGTACTGGGCCTCGCCGTTCTTCACCAACGCCGGCTTGATCTACTACCAGAAGGACAAGGTAGCCAAGCCCGAGTCCTGGCAGCAGCTCTACGCCGAAGCCGCCAAGGCTCCCGGCAACGGCTACGTCTACCAGGGCAAGCAGTACGAGGGCCTCACGGTGAACTTCCTCGAGATGCTCTACAGCGTGGGCGGCGAAGTCCTCGATGACCAAGGCAACGTCAAGATCGACTCCCAGGAGACCCGCGACGTCCTCGACTTCATGACCGAGGGCCTCAAGAACGGCTCAGCCGACCGCGCCGTCCTCACCTACAACGAAGACCCGGCCCGCCTCGCCTACGAGTCCGGCGACTTTGGATACCAGCGCAACTGGCCGCACGTGTACCGCCTGCTCAACGCGACACCGCTGGCGTCCAGCTTCGGTGTCGCGCCGCTGCCGGCATGGGAAGGCGGCAAGGCCTCCGGCGTGCTGGGCGGCTGGAACCTTGCGATCTCGGCCCACTCCACCAACCAGGCCGGGGCTGTCGCTTTCATCGACTTCGCCACCACCCCGGACTGGCAGAAGCACGTAGCCATGGACTACTCACAGGCACCCGTGAACGAAGCTGCCTACTCCGATCCGGCGGTCCTGGAGAAGATGCCATTCGCCACGGAACTGCTCGCCTCCGTGAAGGGTGCCAAGCCGCGCCCGATCTCCCCGGTCTACCCGCAGATTTCGCAGGCGATCTACAAGAACGTCTACGCCGTCCTCTCCGGCACCGCCTCCACTGAGGAAGCCGTGCAGAAGATGGCCGAGGAAATCACGGCGGCAAAGGCGAGCTTCTAA
- a CDS encoding ThuA domain-containing protein, which translates to MSDSKLKIVVWNEAVHEARNDPSTMAEMYPEGIHGAIAAGLRAYYPDSEISTATLADPEHGLSEEVLKQTDVLLWWGHIAHEEVADEVVERVQRHVLGGMGLVVLHSGHFAKIFTRLLGTTCSLKWRNEGERELVWTVKPSHPIAAGIESPIVIPQQEMYGELFDIPEPDDLIFISSFTGGEVFRSGVTFSRGKGRIFYFSPGDQEYPVYHQAQIQKVIANGVGWVAQPGVFREAPEVSNPARGWFEEG; encoded by the coding sequence ATGTCTGATTCAAAACTCAAGATTGTTGTGTGGAATGAGGCCGTGCACGAGGCCCGCAACGATCCTTCAACGATGGCCGAGATGTATCCGGAAGGCATCCATGGCGCCATCGCTGCCGGGCTTCGTGCCTACTACCCTGACTCTGAAATTTCCACAGCCACCTTGGCAGATCCCGAGCATGGGCTGTCCGAGGAAGTCCTGAAGCAAACGGACGTGCTGCTGTGGTGGGGGCACATTGCGCATGAGGAAGTCGCTGATGAGGTGGTGGAGCGCGTGCAACGCCACGTACTCGGTGGCATGGGCCTGGTGGTCCTGCACTCCGGGCACTTCGCCAAGATCTTCACCAGGCTGCTGGGTACTACTTGCTCGCTGAAGTGGCGCAACGAAGGTGAACGGGAGCTGGTGTGGACCGTGAAGCCGTCGCACCCGATCGCGGCCGGCATTGAAAGCCCGATCGTCATTCCTCAGCAGGAAATGTACGGCGAACTGTTCGACATTCCGGAACCCGATGACCTGATCTTCATCAGCTCGTTCACCGGGGGAGAGGTGTTCCGCTCAGGCGTGACCTTCTCGCGAGGCAAGGGACGCATCTTCTACTTCAGCCCGGGCGATCAGGAATACCCGGTGTACCACCAGGCGCAGATCCAGAAGGTTATCGCCAACGGCGTCGGCTGGGTGGCTCAGCCGGGTGTCTTCCGGGAGGCGCCGGAGGTTTCCAATCCTGCGCGGGGATGGTTCGAGGAGGGCTAG
- a CDS encoding carbohydrate ABC transporter permease: MSTLIAERPTAAPATARKAPKRRLRGESKLHPLVWVFVVAVMAFSLIPFYWLVNTSLKKGASLSQGELFPSQPTLENYLVVFQNPEFLLALRNSVIIAVVTTTVALVFASFAAYALARLKMRRKAMILTLILSVTTFPAIAIAAPMFSIWREIGLYDTLLGLIIPKLTFALPLAIYTLTSFFKEIPRELEESAYMDGATPFVAFRKVILPLAVPGLATTAILVFISVWNEFLLAVTLTTSPEARPVPVAIAFFSGTSEFDQPLGTISAASVIITIPLVILVLVCQKRIVSGMTAGAVKG, from the coding sequence ATGAGCACGCTGATTGCAGAACGCCCGACGGCGGCACCCGCCACCGCCCGCAAGGCGCCGAAGCGTCGCTTGCGTGGGGAGTCGAAACTGCATCCCTTGGTCTGGGTGTTCGTGGTGGCCGTCATGGCTTTCTCGCTTATCCCGTTCTACTGGCTGGTGAACACCTCCCTTAAGAAGGGCGCGAGCCTGTCCCAAGGCGAGCTCTTCCCGAGCCAGCCGACCCTGGAGAACTATCTGGTGGTCTTCCAGAACCCCGAGTTCCTCTTGGCCTTGCGCAATTCGGTGATTATCGCCGTCGTGACTACAACAGTGGCGCTGGTCTTCGCGTCCTTCGCCGCCTATGCGCTGGCGAGGCTGAAGATGCGCCGCAAGGCGATGATCCTGACGCTGATCCTCTCGGTGACCACGTTCCCGGCCATTGCCATTGCGGCCCCGATGTTCTCCATCTGGCGCGAGATCGGCCTCTACGACACCCTGCTCGGCCTCATTATTCCGAAGCTGACGTTCGCGTTGCCGCTGGCGATCTACACGCTGACGTCGTTCTTCAAGGAGATCCCGCGTGAGCTCGAGGAATCCGCATACATGGATGGCGCCACACCGTTTGTCGCCTTCCGCAAGGTGATCCTGCCGTTGGCGGTTCCGGGCCTGGCCACGACGGCGATCCTTGTCTTCATCTCGGTCTGGAACGAATTCCTCCTGGCCGTCACGCTGACCACCTCCCCGGAGGCCCGCCCAGTCCCAGTGGCGATTGCATTCTTCAGCGGCACCAGCGAGTTCGACCAACCCCTGGGCACCATCAGCGCCGCATCGGTGATCATCACCATCCCACTCGTCATTCTCGTGCTCGTGTGCCAGAAGCGCATCGTTTCCGGCATGACCGCAGGTGCCGTCAAAGGCTAA